Below is a genomic region from Miniphocaeibacter halophilus.
ACTTTTAATCCTTCTCTTGTAATAAAGTTACATGTATATTTAATTTTCATTCTTTAATAATAAGAAAATATTTTAAGCATTTATCATGTTTACTATAATTAAATACATAAATATTCTAATTAATAATTTTATTTTAATTTGGGTATGTATTAAACATTGGGATTAAATAATTAATTTTCTAATAACAATTATATTTAAGTAAAGGAGAATGATATGAAAAAGAAAGTTTTAAGTTTAATGCTTGCATTAACATTTACATTTAGTTCTTTGTTACCAGCTACATCGCTTGCTGACAATAAAAAATTAAATGTAAAAAGAATAGCTGGCAGTGGTAGATATGAAACAGCCGTAGAAGCTAGTAAGAAAACATTTGAAAGAAGTAAATATGCAGTAGTTGCAAGCGGAGAAAAGTTTGCTGACGCTCTTGTCGGAGGAACTTTAGCAACTCAGATTGAAGCACCGGTACTATTGGTAAATAAAAATTCAGTTCCTAGCGTTGTAACAACTGAAATTAAAAGACTAGAAGTTGAAAAAGTATATTTGTTAGGTGGAACTTCTACAGTGGAAAATTCTCTGAAACAACTAGGTGTTTCTGTAGAAAGATTAGCTGGTAGAAATAAGGCTTATACAGCTCAAGAAATTGCAAAAGCAAGAGCAAAACATTTAGGGATTGATACAAACTGGACTGAATTTGCAGCTATAGATGCAAATAATTATGCAGATGCATTAAGTGCAGCTCCTTTTGTTTCTCAGCTTAATTATTTTATTCCTTTGATACCAATTGAAAAAGGCAATACTAGTTCAGCTCATACAGTAGCTTTGGGTGGTACTAATAGCGTTACAAAGTCAACTACAGAAAAGAAAAGGTACGCAGGTTCTAATAGAGAAGGAACAGCTGTTGAAATAGCTAAAGCATATGAAGAGGAATTAAACAAAGAAATTAATACTGTAGTCCTAGTTCATGGATATGATTATCCGGATGCACTAGCTTCTGCACCAGTGGCTAGTATGAACAATGGCGTAATATTATTAACAAATTCTAAAACATTATCTAAAGAAACAAAATCATTTATAGACAATAACGATAATATTAAAAATGTAATTATTGTTGGTGGAGAAAATTCAGTATCTAAAAACATTGAAAGAGAATTAAGAGGAGAGGTTATAACCCCAATAGAAAATAACTTTGATAAATTAGATATAAAGTTACAGGCATTCTTGATTACAAGTATTGCAGATGAAAGAGTCTTCGAATTTCGAAATTTAGATTACATGGAGTTTTATTTTGATATAAAAGGTAATAATATATACACTTATTTAACCAGTGGTGTTGGTTCTGGTCATCCTATTAATAAATTTACAATAAATATAGATACTATAATATATAAAAACAGCATTGTAGCTAGAATTGAAGAAACAAAAGTCTATGATGGTAAAAATAAAACCGTTACAAAAAAAGAATTATATGATGAATACTTAAAATATAAAAATGATTATGATGTAGCGGCTACCAAAATAAAATTTTCAAAAGAAATAGATGTGGATTTAATAAGAATTGTAGAAGATTCTATTAAATAATTAATAATAAAATATTCTTATTATTAATTGAGTATAAAATAAAAACCGGCATAAATCCTATATTGGATACTATGCTGGTTTAGTTTGCTATTATTACTTATTATTTAAATCCTCATCTATTAATTTACTAATTAATTTGTCTAATTCCTCAGGTTCTAGTCCAGTAAAATCTTCAATGCTCAATCCTTTTTTCTTTAAATACATTTTTCCAAAAGTCATTAAAATATCTTCTTCAAATTTTCTTTTATCAGCACGAAGTTGTTCTAATCTTAATTTTAATTCCTCTTCCTGAATAACAATTTCTCTATATTCTGACATTTCAATACCTCCTTGAAATTTTAAGAAATAGAATCATTTAGTTTATAATAATATACCCATTATTATTTCATTATAAAGATTTATTTTTTAACAACACCTGAAAAAACTGGTAATTTCTATTTGATAATCCAAACCAACTTCTTTTCATTATTTCTTTTTTTAACTATCCTAAAATCTAATATATCTAAAGCTATTTAACATGAAAGACCTTGTAGTTATTAAAACAAGCTGTTAATAATCTTCAATTATTTTTCTGTACTAATAAGTATTTCTTCTCCGTCGCTTATTATAATTATGTCTCCCGATATATCTGTTCTATAAGTTTTAATATTATGTTTTTCCAGTCTATTTAAGGCTTCTTTATGAGGATGTCCATACATATTATCCTTTCCAACGGATATTATTCCATATTCAGGATTAACTTCTTTTAAAAACTCTTCTGATGATGCTTTCCTACTACCATGATGTCCTATATGAAGAATTTTTGCGTCTATTTCTTCTCCTGTATACATTAATGTAGATTCTTCCAGTTTCTCTGCATCACCGGTAAAAAGAAAGGAATTTTCCCCATGATTGACCTTTACAGCTAATGAGTTGTTGTTAGTATCAAAATTGTATGCAGTTGGTCCTAAAATTTCAAAATTTGCTTCACCGAATTTAAAACTATCTCCTACTTTTGGTATAATCGTATTAATATTTTTACTTTCATATGCATTTACAAAGCTATCATAAATTTTACTATCTACTTCTTCTTCATTTCTTATTATATTTTTTACTTCATATTTATTTATCACACCTATAAGACCACTAATATGATCACTATGGGGATGAGTTGCAATAACATAATCAATTTTATTTATACCTAATTTTTCTATATAACTTACTACTTTAGAAGATGCATGCCTTTCCCCGCCATCAATTAATATAGATTCTCCTTTTGATATTAACAAGGTACTATCTCCTTGTCCTACATCAATAAAATGTACTTCTAAATCTGAATTTACATTATCAGCTAGATTTTCAGTTACTGTTATTCCACCAAAAGCCGTAATTAATAAGGCTATTATTAAGGATATAATTTTTTTCTTAGTTATTTTTTTCATATTATCACCTTAAAGAAGTATAGCATATTTTTAGTAAAAAAAATAAAGCCTGTTGGCTTTATTTTAAACTATTTTCTTTTGCTGTAACTAACTGTTCCATTAATAATGTTGAAGTTATTTTACCAACTCCACCTAATCTTGGTGTAATGCCTTTAACGTAACCTTTTAAATCTTCAAAATCTGCATCACCTGATAATTTTCCATTTTCATCTAAGGAAACTCCAACATCAATTACTATTGAATCTTCAGTTAATGAATCTCTTTTTAAGCTTTTTGCTCTTCCTGTTGCTGTAACTACTACATCTGCCTCTTTTAATATTTTTTTAAGGTCTTTTGTTTTAGAATGACAGATTATTGGAGTTCCGTTTTTACCTAACACCATCATAGCTAAAGGTTTTCCCAATACCATTGACCTATTTATTATTGCTACTGTTTTTCCAGTTAAATCTATATTATAGTATTCTAAAATTTTCATTGAAGCAAAAGGTGTTGCAGGTTGAAAACTGGTAAAATCTCCTTGGAATATTTTTGCTAAATTTAATGGTGACATACAATCAACATCTTTTTTCCATGATATTGTTTCTTGAATTAATTCCTCATCAATATGCTTTGGTAAAGGTCTAAATAAAATGATTCCTGTAACAGACTCATCAACATTAAGTTTTTCCATTTCACTTTTTAATTCTTCTGTTGAAATGTTTTCTTCTAAAACAACTTGTTGGATATCTATTCCATATCCATCACCTTTTTTTAATAAACTTTTTTCATAAGAAATATCATTAGGATTTTCACCTACTCTAACTATTGCAAGTTTAGGTGTAGCACCTTTTTCAGATAAAACCTTTACTCTAGATATAATATTTTCCTCTAGTTCTTTTGCCAGCTCATTCGAGCTTAATATAGCTTCCATTTTGACCTCCTAAATTTTATTCTTTCTAATTCCATTGTATCTAAATCCAAAATAACAAAACTTTTATCATCTCCATATCTTGGATAACTTGGACTTCCAGGATTTATTACCCATACACCATCAACAACCTCATTAAAATATACATGTGTATGACCATAAAGCGCTATTTTTGCATTAGCTTTTTTTGCTCTTTTTACAAGATTACCAACGCCTCTATAAACATTATAACGATGACCATGAGTAATAAAAAAATCTATGCCATTAAGATTAATAAACAGATCTTCTAATTCATTATTAGCTAAATAGTCGTTGTTGCCTTTTACTACATAGGAAATTTTATTTGTAATTAGTCCAATGTCTCTACCATCATCAGAAAAATCTCCTAAATGAATAATTAAATCAATATTATGTTTTTCAATTTCTTCAATTACATTATCGAAGCTCCCATGAGTATCACTAATTATAGCTACTTTCATTTAACACATCCACCAATAATATTTTTAACTTGTCTAAAGCTTTTGCCCTATGACTTAATTTATTTTTTTCATCTAAACCTAATTGAGCAAATGTTTTTGTATAGCCTTTTGGAATGAAAATTTTGTCATATCCAAAACCACCTTCACCTGTTTCTTTAAAAGCTATACTACCTTCACAAATACCTTCAACAATATGTTCTTTGCCTTTGTCATCTATTAAAACTAAAACAGTTTTAAAATAAGCTGTTCTATCTTCAATATTTTCTAAAGATTTTAGCATTTTTAATCTATTATCTTTTTCAGAACAATTTTCTCCTGCATACCTTGCTGTATGAACTCCCGGTTCTCCATTTAAAGCATTGACAAAAAGTCCTGTATCATCAGCAAGAGTATATCCACCAATTTTTTGATGAATATACTCAGCTTTAATTTTAGCATTACCCTCTAATGTATCAGCATTTTCTTCTATATCCTCAATTGATATAATATCAGATATACTTAAAACTTCAATATTTAGTTCTTTTAATATAGTTTTTATCTCTTTTACTTTTCCTTTATTGTGAGTTGCCAATACTAATCTTTTCATTTTTCACCTAACTAATTTTTTCAAAATCATTTCATTGAATTTTTGAGGATTTCCCTTGCCTTTTGAAGCCTTCATACATTGTCCTACTAAAAATCCTAAAGCTCTGTCCTTACCATTTTTATAGTCATTAATAGATTCTTGATTATTTGCTAAAACTTCATCTACTATTTTTTCTAATACAGAATCATCATTTACTTGGATAAGTCCTTTTTCTTTTACATATTCTTCCGGATCAAAATTATCTTCAAATAATTTTCTTAAAACTTTTTTACCAGTATTATTGTTTATATCTTTATTTTTTATTAAATTTAATAGTTTAGCGAAATTTTTGCTTTCCATTTTTATTTCTTCAAATTCAATTTCTGCTTCATTTACCCTACGTAAAACATCAGATAATAACCAATTACTAACTAATTGAGGATCTTTTACCTCTTTTGTAACAATTTCAAAGTATTTGGAAAGATATTTATTTCTTGATAATATATCTGCATCATATTCTGATATATTATATTCTTTTATAAATCTTTTCATTAACTGTGAAGGAAGTTCCGGTAAGTTATTTTTTATTTCTTCTATAAATTCATCTTCTACAATAGTTACAGGAATATCCCCTTCTACTGAAAATCTGTAATCACTACCTTCTTCTTTTCTTCTCATTACAACTGTAGAATTACTAGCGTCATCCCATCTTCTTGTTTCTTTGAATCCTTCATCTTTGTTTTCTAACATTTCAAGATGTCTTTTTTCTTCATAGTTTATTGCTTTATAAACCGCTTTAAAGGAATTCAAATTCTTTACTTCCGTAATTCTAGTTTTAAAATTACTATCTTCATCTATAACATTTATGTTAACATCACATCTTAATGAACCTTGTTCCATTTTAACATCTGAAATACCAATGAATTTAAGGGTTTCTTTTAAGTTTTCTAAAAATTCTTTAGCTTCATCAGCATTTGACATTTCAGGCTCAGAAACTATTTCAATTAGGGGAACTCCTGCCCTATTATAGTCCAATAAAGTATTACCCTCTTCGTTATGAATTGATTTTCCGGTATCCTCTTCTATGTGAATTCTAATAAGTCCAATTTTTTTTATACCATCTTTTGTATGAACTTCTATATAACCATTTTCGCATAAAGGCATGTCTTGTTGTGTAATTTGGTATCCTTTTGTTAAATCCGGATAAAAGTATTTTTTTCTATCCATTTTAAAACTATTTCTTATATTACAATTAAAAGATAGTCCTGCCATTATAGCATATTCTAATGCCTTTTTGTTCATAACAGGCAATGCACCTGGATGTCCTAAACAAATTGGACAAACATTTGTATTAGGAGCAGAACCAAATTCATTTTTACAGCCACAGAACATTTTACTATTTGTTGAAAGTTCTACGTGAATTTCTAGGCCAATTAAAGTTTTATAATTCATTAATTGTTACTCCTTTCATAATAATACGCTGCATTTAGTATTTCTTCATCTTCATATCTTTTTCCAATAAATTGAATTGAACCGGAAATACCTTTTCTAACAGGTATAGAAATACAACATAGACCACAAAGATTTACTGGAACATTAAAAGTGCCACTATCATAAACTGATAGAGGATCTTCTGTTCTAGAGCCTATTTCATAAGGTAAATTAGTTGTTGTAGGAGTTAAAATAATATCAACTTTTTCAAAATGAGCATCAAACTCATCAGACATTAACTTTCTAACTTTTTGACCTTGTTTATATAATTCTTGATTATTCTCAGCAGCTAAAAACAATGTTCCCATGGCAATTCTTCTTTTAGTTTCTTCACCAAAGCCTTCGCTTCTTGTATTAATATATAAATCATCAGTTGTTTCATATTCATCTGTTAAACATCCATATCTTATACCATCAAATCTGGACATATTACTACTTACTTCTGAAGACATCACTACAGAATATACAGCTGTAGAATACTTTAAATATTTAAAATCCAGTTCTACAATTTCTGCACCTAAAGATTTTATTTTATCTACTGCTAATTCATAATCTTTTTTAACTGCTTCCTCTATTTCAAATTTATCTAAATTAATAATACCAATTTTCTTATTTTTAAAATTATAATTATCTTCTATTTGGAAATTTATACTTTCTTTTAAAGTTGAATTCATATCTTTACTGTCATTTCCACCAATAACATTTGTAGTTGTAACAATATCTTCAACACAGTTTGAAAGAATTCCTATTTGGTCTAGAGTATTTGCCATTGAAACTACACCGGCTCTTGAAATAGTACCATAACTTGGCATATAGCCATATATATTACAATACGAAGCTGGTTGCCTTACAGAACCACCACTGTCTGACCCTAAAGAAATCATAGCTAAATCTGCTGCGACTGAAGCAGCCGAACCTGAAGAAGAACCTCCCGGAATTAGTTTATTGTCAATAGGATTTTTTGTTGGACCAAAATATGATGTTTCAGATGAACTTCCCATAGCAAATTCGTCCATATTAACTTTCCCTATTATTACAGCATCTTCTTCAATTAATTTATCCACTACAGTAGCATTAAAAATAGGCTCAAAATTTTCTAGCATTTTTGAACCACAAGTCATTTTTAATTTATCGTAAGAAATATTATCTTTTAAAGTAACGGGAATTCCAAAAAGAATACCACAATTACTATTTTGTTTTTCTTCTAATTTTTCAATTTGCCTAAAGATATCTTCCTTGTTAAAAGAAATAAAAATATTTAAATCCTTTTTTGTTTCAATCTTTTCTATTAATTTAGTATAATATGATCTTAAATCAATCTCACCTGAGACAAAACTATTTCTTAATTCTTTTATATTCATTATTCAACAACCTTTTTTAATCTAAAATATCCATATTCCCTATCTGTAGAATTTTTTAAAGCCATTTCCCTATCTACGCTTTTTTCTACATTGTCCTCTCTTAAAACAGATTTGTGATTTGATACCATTTCTAACATATCAACTTCTTCTGTATCTACTTCCATAATACTATTTGCAAATTCTAATACAGTATTAAATTTATTTTTCATTATTTCAAGTTCATCTTCTCTAATATTTAATTTAGCTAAAGAATAAACTCTTTTTACTTCATTTATATCAATCATAAGTTCTCCTAATTATAATAATATCTAATTAATTTTATCATATTTTTATTTGCTTTTCATTAAATTATTAATAGTAGCTATCATTAATTATATTTATTAAAGCTTTCCAATAGCATTTTCTCTGCCATAATAGAATAAATATTGTTGTGCATATCCTGCTAAATCGCCAAATATTTCACTTGCATATTTACCAATTAGTTTTATATTTGTTTCCTTCTTAATATATAATTCTTCCATTACTCTTTTAATCCATACATCTACTGGAAAAGTTTCACTTCTGCCATAGGAAAAAAGCATAATACAAGATGCAACCTTAGGTCCTACTCCCGGAAGTCTTTCTAATTCCTTTCTTAATTCCTCACTATTTAAATTAACTGATTCTTTAATAGAAAAATCATTATTTGCTATTAGTTTAGAAGTTTCAATTATTCTTTTATCTCTAAAACCAACTCTAGCAACTTCTCGTAATTCTTCTACTGAAACTTTAGATAAATTTTCTGCACTAGGAAAGGAAAAATAATCCTGACCTCTAAAGTTTTCTATGAATTCACCATAATTTTTAGAAATAATTTCAATGGATTTTTTAATTCTAGGTATTTGATTATTTGCAGAAATAATAAAAGAAATTATTGTTTCAAATTTTTCTTGATTTAATATTCTTATACCATACCCATAATCAACTGCATCTTTTATGGTTTTTTCTAATGATAATTCTTTTTTTATATTATTATAGTCTGTTTTTAAATCAAAATAATCAATCCATATATTATTAAAATCTTCTTCATTTGTATTGCTAAATACTATTTCATCATTACTTTGAAAAATATTTATAACTCTACCTTTTGCAACACAGGTATAGGAATTATCTTCTTCTCTTTTCCATCTAAAAGCCTGTCCGCATTCAAAAATATGTTTTGGATTGAAATCATTATTACTTTTTATTATTATATTTTTATTTTTTATTTTATATTTCATATCTTCACCTAAAAAAGTCATAATATGAATTATATCACATTATGACTTTCATTTTTAATACCAGCCTCTAAATTTCATTACTTCGGCAACTTTTTTAACAGAGAACATATATGAAGCCTCTCTAAAAGATACCTTGTAATCTTCTTTAATTTCTAAGATATTTTCAAAAGCAGTTACCATGGCATTTTCTTGTTTATCAGCAACTTCTTTTTCTTCCCAATAATATCCGTAAAGGTTTTGAACCCATTCAAAGTATGAAACAGTTACCCCTCCGGAATTAGCTAAAATATCCGGAATTACAACTATGTTTTTATTGTTTAAAATTTCATCGGCCTCCAGGGTTATAGGTCCATTTGCAGCCTCTACAATCATATCTGATTTAATTAATTTTGCTTCATTAGTTGAAATCGCATTTTCTAAAGCAGCTGGAACTATTAAGTCTATATCCAAACTCCAAAAATCATCCATGGATATTTCTTTAGCATCATCAATATTTTGCAGTATTTTATATTCATTCATACTGGAATTTAATTCTTCATATGATAAGCCTGAATCTTTGTATATTGCATAAGTTCCTTTTGATGGATGATACTCAGATACAGCAACTACTTTAGCGCCTAGCTCTTCTAAATATTTTACAACAAAACTTCCTACATTACCAAACCCTTGTACAGCTACTTTAGAACCTACAATATTTTTACCAATACTTTTGAAAGTTTCTCTAGATATTATTGCAACACCTAGACCTGTTGCTTCAGTTCTACCTTTTGAGCCACCAAATACAATTGGTTTTCCGGTTATAACACCGTTTAAATGTTCACCTTTTATTGTAATATACTCATCTATCATCCAACTCATTATTTGTGCATTAGTTCCAACATCCGGAGCTGGAATATCTATGTTTTCACCTAAATATTTATAAGTTTTTCTAATAAAACCTCTTGCTAGTCTTTCTAATTCTCCCTGTGAAAGTTTTGAAGGATCAACTGCAATGCCTCCTTTTCCACCGCCATAAGGAATTCCCGTAACGCAGCACTTAAAAGTCATCCACATTGACAAGGCCTTTACTTCATCTAAATTAACTTGAGGATGAAACCTTATTCCACCTTTACTAGGTCCAACAGCTGTACTATGTGCCGATCTATAGCCCTTAAATACTTGAACCGTTCCATCATCCATTTTTACAGGAATTGAAACTTCTATAACTCTTTCAGGTTCTTTTAATAATTCATATATGGCAGAATCTAAATTTAATTTATCACATGCAGTTTTTAATTGTGTCTGAGCACTTATTAAGGGGTTTAACACCTCATTACTCATTATATCCCTCTTTCCTTTATTCATCCTTTTGTTAAACTATTTTACTACATTAAACTAATCTAATCAATGTTTTTATAAAATTTCTTCAATGTTAAAGAATACATCTCCATCTTTATAGAAGCATGGAATACCTACAGAGCCGTTATTTTTAATTTTTTCAAATTTAGTATTACTATCTCTAATTATT
It encodes:
- a CDS encoding cell wall-binding repeat-containing protein, whose protein sequence is MKKKVLSLMLALTFTFSSLLPATSLADNKKLNVKRIAGSGRYETAVEASKKTFERSKYAVVASGEKFADALVGGTLATQIEAPVLLVNKNSVPSVVTTEIKRLEVEKVYLLGGTSTVENSLKQLGVSVERLAGRNKAYTAQEIAKARAKHLGIDTNWTEFAAIDANNYADALSAAPFVSQLNYFIPLIPIEKGNTSSAHTVALGGTNSVTKSTTEKKRYAGSNREGTAVEIAKAYEEELNKEINTVVLVHGYDYPDALASAPVASMNNGVILLTNSKTLSKETKSFIDNNDNIKNVIIVGGENSVSKNIERELRGEVITPIENNFDKLDIKLQAFLITSIADERVFEFRNLDYMEFYFDIKGNNIYTYLTSGVGSGHPINKFTINIDTIIYKNSIVARIEETKVYDGKNKTVTKKELYDEYLKYKNDYDVAATKIKFSKEIDVDLIRIVEDSIK
- a CDS encoding ComEC/Rec2 family competence protein, which codes for MKKITKKKIISLIIALLITAFGGITVTENLADNVNSDLEVHFIDVGQGDSTLLISKGESILIDGGERHASSKVVSYIEKLGINKIDYVIATHPHSDHISGLIGVINKYEVKNIIRNEEEVDSKIYDSFVNAYESKNINTIIPKVGDSFKFGEANFEILGPTAYNFDTNNNSLAVKVNHGENSFLFTGDAEKLEESTLMYTGEEIDAKILHIGHHGSRKASSEEFLKEVNPEYGIISVGKDNMYGHPHKEALNRLEKHNIKTYRTDISGDIIIISDGEEILISTEK
- a CDS encoding bifunctional 5,10-methylenetetrahydrofolate dehydrogenase/5,10-methenyltetrahydrofolate cyclohydrolase, whose protein sequence is MEAILSSNELAKELEENIISRVKVLSEKGATPKLAIVRVGENPNDISYEKSLLKKGDGYGIDIQQVVLEENISTEELKSEMEKLNVDESVTGIILFRPLPKHIDEELIQETISWKKDVDCMSPLNLAKIFQGDFTSFQPATPFASMKILEYYNIDLTGKTVAIINRSMVLGKPLAMMVLGKNGTPIICHSKTKDLKKILKEADVVVTATGRAKSLKRDSLTEDSIVIDVGVSLDENGKLSGDADFEDLKGYVKGITPRLGGVGKITSTLLMEQLVTAKENSLK
- a CDS encoding metallophosphoesterase family protein, whose amino-acid sequence is MKVAIISDTHGSFDNVIEEIEKHNIDLIIHLGDFSDDGRDIGLITNKISYVVKGNNDYLANNELEDLFINLNGIDFFITHGHRYNVYRGVGNLVKRAKKANAKIALYGHTHVYFNEVVDGVWVINPGSPSYPRYGDDKSFVILDLDTMELERIKFRRSKWKLY
- the rdgB gene encoding RdgB/HAM1 family non-canonical purine NTP pyrophosphatase; protein product: MKRLVLATHNKGKVKEIKTILKELNIEVLSISDIISIEDIEENADTLEGNAKIKAEYIHQKIGGYTLADDTGLFVNALNGEPGVHTARYAGENCSEKDNRLKMLKSLENIEDRTAYFKTVLVLIDDKGKEHIVEGICEGSIAFKETGEGGFGYDKIFIPKGYTKTFAQLGLDEKNKLSHRAKALDKLKILLVDVLNESSYN
- the gatB gene encoding Asp-tRNA(Asn)/Glu-tRNA(Gln) amidotransferase subunit GatB produces the protein MNYKTLIGLEIHVELSTNSKMFCGCKNEFGSAPNTNVCPICLGHPGALPVMNKKALEYAIMAGLSFNCNIRNSFKMDRKKYFYPDLTKGYQITQQDMPLCENGYIEVHTKDGIKKIGLIRIHIEEDTGKSIHNEEGNTLLDYNRAGVPLIEIVSEPEMSNADEAKEFLENLKETLKFIGISDVKMEQGSLRCDVNINVIDEDSNFKTRITEVKNLNSFKAVYKAINYEEKRHLEMLENKDEGFKETRRWDDASNSTVVMRRKEEGSDYRFSVEGDIPVTIVEDEFIEEIKNNLPELPSQLMKRFIKEYNISEYDADILSRNKYLSKYFEIVTKEVKDPQLVSNWLLSDVLRRVNEAEIEFEEIKMESKNFAKLLNLIKNKDINNNTGKKVLRKLFEDNFDPEEYVKEKGLIQVNDDSVLEKIVDEVLANNQESINDYKNGKDRALGFLVGQCMKASKGKGNPQKFNEMILKKLVR
- the gatA gene encoding Asp-tRNA(Asn)/Glu-tRNA(Gln) amidotransferase subunit GatA, with protein sequence MNIKELRNSFVSGEIDLRSYYTKLIEKIETKKDLNIFISFNKEDIFRQIEKLEEKQNSNCGILFGIPVTLKDNISYDKLKMTCGSKMLENFEPIFNATVVDKLIEEDAVIIGKVNMDEFAMGSSSETSYFGPTKNPIDNKLIPGGSSSGSAASVAADLAMISLGSDSGGSVRQPASYCNIYGYMPSYGTISRAGVVSMANTLDQIGILSNCVEDIVTTTNVIGGNDSKDMNSTLKESINFQIEDNYNFKNKKIGIINLDKFEIEEAVKKDYELAVDKIKSLGAEIVELDFKYLKYSTAVYSVVMSSEVSSNMSRFDGIRYGCLTDEYETTDDLYINTRSEGFGEETKRRIAMGTLFLAAENNQELYKQGQKVRKLMSDEFDAHFEKVDIILTPTTTNLPYEIGSRTEDPLSVYDSGTFNVPVNLCGLCCISIPVRKGISGSIQFIGKRYEDEEILNAAYYYERSNN
- the gatC gene encoding Asp-tRNA(Asn)/Glu-tRNA(Gln) amidotransferase subunit GatC, yielding MIDINEVKRVYSLAKLNIREDELEIMKNKFNTVLEFANSIMEVDTEEVDMLEMVSNHKSVLREDNVEKSVDREMALKNSTDREYGYFRLKKVVE
- a CDS encoding DNA-3-methyladenine glycosylase family protein, with product MKYKIKNKNIIIKSNNDFNPKHIFECGQAFRWKREEDNSYTCVAKGRVINIFQSNDEIVFSNTNEEDFNNIWIDYFDLKTDYNNIKKELSLEKTIKDAVDYGYGIRILNQEKFETIISFIISANNQIPRIKKSIEIISKNYGEFIENFRGQDYFSFPSAENLSKVSVEELREVARVGFRDKRIIETSKLIANNDFSIKESVNLNSEELRKELERLPGVGPKVASCIMLFSYGRSETFPVDVWIKRVMEELYIKKETNIKLIGKYASEIFGDLAGYAQQYLFYYGRENAIGKL
- a CDS encoding Glu/Leu/Phe/Val family dehydrogenase; this encodes MSNEVLNPLISAQTQLKTACDKLNLDSAIYELLKEPERVIEVSIPVKMDDGTVQVFKGYRSAHSTAVGPSKGGIRFHPQVNLDEVKALSMWMTFKCCVTGIPYGGGKGGIAVDPSKLSQGELERLARGFIRKTYKYLGENIDIPAPDVGTNAQIMSWMIDEYITIKGEHLNGVITGKPIVFGGSKGRTEATGLGVAIISRETFKSIGKNIVGSKVAVQGFGNVGSFVVKYLEELGAKVVAVSEYHPSKGTYAIYKDSGLSYEELNSSMNEYKILQNIDDAKEISMDDFWSLDIDLIVPAALENAISTNEAKLIKSDMIVEAANGPITLEADEILNNKNIVVIPDILANSGGVTVSYFEWVQNLYGYYWEEKEVADKQENAMVTAFENILEIKEDYKVSFREASYMFSVKKVAEVMKFRGWY